A window of the Brachybacterium sacelli genome harbors these coding sequences:
- a CDS encoding peptidoglycan-binding protein, protein MFRTATRGTHRATGRAVIDYRGLAAPVGRGVGGVAAIGAVSATAALTGAQSATAQSPSPAAVGAVRSAAPAVAPSVAPAAPQSKFAGVKLRLGARGDAVKHLQRELTADGASLKVDGVFGSKTLQAVKSVQSSAGITVDGVVGPKTWNALAGSSSSSPQSTLRQGDRGAAVRTLQSQLNDSGASLTVDGIFGSRTAQAVRALQSAAGISVDTVVGSKTWNAVYGDVRISEGGGNGDSSGTSVNGQAVINAARSQIGVRYQWGGESPSTGFDCSGLVHYAYNQAGIDLPRKTAKGYVFGGNIIPQSQAQPGDLVAFTGNDYGHMGIYVGGGKIIDASGSRQQVVERSIWGAPHVFVSYR, encoded by the coding sequence ATGTTCCGCACAGCAACTCGAGGCACACACCGGGCGACCGGCCGTGCCGTGATCGACTACCGGGGCCTCGCCGCCCCGGTCGGTCGAGGCGTGGGAGGCGTCGCCGCCATCGGTGCCGTCTCCGCCACTGCCGCTCTCACGGGCGCCCAGTCCGCCACGGCTCAGAGCCCCTCGCCGGCGGCCGTCGGCGCCGTCCGCTCCGCGGCTCCCGCCGTGGCACCGTCGGTCGCTCCTGCCGCCCCCCAGTCCAAGTTCGCCGGCGTCAAGCTGCGCCTCGGTGCTCGAGGTGACGCCGTCAAGCACCTCCAGCGCGAGCTCACCGCCGACGGCGCCTCCCTCAAGGTCGACGGCGTGTTCGGGTCCAAGACCCTGCAGGCCGTGAAGAGCGTCCAGTCCTCGGCCGGCATCACCGTCGACGGCGTGGTCGGTCCCAAGACCTGGAACGCGCTCGCTGGCAGCTCCTCCTCGTCCCCGCAGTCCACGCTGCGCCAGGGCGATCGCGGAGCCGCTGTCCGGACCCTCCAGTCCCAGCTCAACGACAGCGGGGCCTCGCTCACGGTCGACGGCATCTTCGGCAGCAGGACCGCCCAGGCGGTCCGCGCGCTGCAGTCCGCCGCCGGCATCAGCGTGGACACCGTCGTCGGGTCGAAGACCTGGAACGCCGTCTACGGCGACGTCCGGATCTCCGAGGGTGGCGGCAACGGGGATTCCAGCGGCACCTCGGTCAACGGGCAGGCCGTCATCAACGCGGCCCGTTCGCAGATCGGGGTGCGGTACCAGTGGGGCGGGGAGTCCCCCTCCACCGGGTTCGACTGCTCAGGTCTGGTGCACTACGCGTACAACCAGGCCGGCATCGACCTGCCGCGCAAGACCGCCAAGGGTTACGTCTTCGGCGGGAACATCATCCCCCAGTCCCAGGCGCAGCCCGGGGACCTCGTGGCGTTCACCGGGAACGACTACGGCCACATGGGCATCTATGTGGGAGGCGGGAAGATCATCGACGCCTCCGGCTCCCGCCAGCAGGTCGTCGAGCGCTCGATCTGGGGCGCCCCGCACGTCTTCGTCTCCTACCGCTGA
- a CDS encoding IS110 family transposase translates to MNSLPATVGDFYRYVVGVDTHAATHSYAIIKAPNGGLIDQNVFPTSPAGLRRARDWISRRTEGDLDDVLIAAEGTGSYGAVLSDVLQQAGYRVVEAPTPRRARARSKTDALDAMLAARSSLVMPLTKLRDRRAGELQSALQVLTGARDQHNADRLRCINALTALVRTHDLGIGARRALTGTQIATIVSWRRREETLGAATARAEATRLAKRITTLENDLAENREQITRIVETTAPELLDLPGVGAVTAAVILTVWSHPGRIRNEAAFAMIGGICPIPASSGNTTRHRLNRGGDRRLNRALNTIVLTRMRTDPATRAYIERRQSEGKTSREIRRCLKRYISRQIFRSLAVAHPAPDAAAAA, encoded by the coding sequence ATGAACAGTCTGCCTGCCACCGTAGGGGACTTCTACCGATATGTCGTCGGAGTCGACACCCACGCCGCAACCCACTCCTACGCGATCATCAAGGCCCCGAACGGCGGTCTCATCGATCAGAACGTCTTCCCGACCAGCCCTGCAGGGCTGCGACGCGCACGAGACTGGATCTCACGCCGAACCGAAGGCGACCTCGACGATGTGCTGATCGCCGCGGAAGGAACTGGCTCCTACGGGGCAGTTCTCAGCGACGTGCTGCAACAAGCGGGGTACCGAGTCGTCGAGGCACCGACCCCGCGTCGTGCACGAGCCCGAAGCAAGACTGACGCCCTCGACGCGATGCTCGCCGCCCGATCGAGTCTCGTCATGCCGTTGACGAAGTTGCGAGATCGTCGCGCCGGTGAGCTGCAGTCGGCGCTTCAGGTGCTCACGGGTGCCCGCGACCAGCACAACGCCGACAGATTGCGGTGCATCAACGCGCTCACCGCCCTCGTTCGGACCCACGACCTCGGCATCGGCGCCCGCCGAGCCTTGACCGGAACGCAGATCGCGACGATCGTGAGCTGGCGTCGCCGCGAGGAAACACTCGGCGCAGCAACCGCCCGCGCTGAAGCGACACGCCTCGCGAAGCGGATCACGACGCTCGAGAACGACCTCGCCGAGAACCGTGAACAGATCACTCGCATCGTGGAGACCACGGCTCCCGAGTTGCTGGACTTGCCAGGAGTCGGCGCGGTTACCGCAGCCGTGATCTTGACGGTCTGGTCGCACCCCGGGCGAATACGCAACGAGGCCGCATTCGCCATGATCGGAGGAATCTGTCCGATCCCGGCTTCCTCGGGCAACACCACGAGGCATCGCCTCAACCGCGGTGGGGACCGACGGCTGAACCGCGCGCTGAACACCATCGTGCTCACCAGGATGCGCACCGACCCTGCCACCCGCGCCTACATCGAACGGCGCCAAAGCGAGGGCAAGACATCCAGAGAGATCCGACGCTGCCTCAAGCGCTACATCAGCCGCCAGATCTTCCGATCGCTCGCAGTTGCCCACCCCGCCCCGGACGCCGCCGCCGCGGCTTGA
- a CDS encoding metallophosphoesterase: MRPLLAASAAVGLTGLGAGAAAHLWSRHVEIHRYTLREFELRILPPGTRTVRVLHLSDIHLMPDQDRKLAFLEHLSALRPHLVIDTGDNIASAASVPVLAQALDPLLRRPGAFVMGSNDMYEPAPKNPARYLLPDARPEGLTERTELTLPTPELARRLSAHGWKDLTNARASIELDGLEVRLVGVDDPHLDRDEMPPVAEPAPPAPPHGNVLRLGVAHAPYRRVLDAFVADGTDLLLAGHTHGGQLRVPGIGALVTNCDLPRKQARGLSDWHGVPLHVSAGMGASPYSDYRLFTPPEATLLTLRAPRSGPGVLSTPNPC; the protein is encoded by the coding sequence ATGCGCCCGCTCCTCGCCGCCTCCGCGGCAGTGGGCCTGACGGGCCTCGGTGCCGGCGCGGCCGCTCATCTCTGGTCCCGGCACGTCGAGATCCACCGGTACACGCTGCGCGAGTTCGAGCTGCGCATCCTGCCGCCCGGCACCCGCACCGTCCGCGTGCTCCACCTCAGCGACATCCACCTGATGCCGGACCAGGACCGCAAGCTGGCCTTCCTCGAGCACCTCTCCGCCCTTCGCCCGCACCTGGTCATCGACACCGGGGACAACATCGCCTCGGCCGCCTCGGTGCCGGTGCTCGCCCAGGCCCTCGATCCCCTGCTGCGTCGGCCGGGCGCCTTCGTGATGGGGTCGAACGACATGTACGAGCCGGCACCGAAGAACCCGGCCCGCTACCTGCTGCCCGACGCGCGCCCCGAGGGGCTCACCGAGCGCACGGAACTCACCCTGCCGACGCCGGAGCTCGCACGGCGTCTGTCGGCGCACGGCTGGAAGGACCTCACCAATGCCCGGGCGAGCATCGAGCTGGACGGGCTGGAGGTGCGCCTGGTGGGGGTCGACGACCCGCACCTGGACCGTGACGAGATGCCCCCGGTCGCCGAGCCCGCCCCACCTGCTCCCCCGCACGGCAACGTCCTGCGGCTCGGGGTCGCTCACGCGCCCTACCGGCGGGTGCTGGACGCCTTCGTGGCCGACGGGACGGATCTGCTCCTCGCCGGCCACACCCATGGCGGACAGCTCCGGGTACCGGGAATCGGCGCGCTGGTGACCAACTGCGACCTGCCCCGGAAGCAGGCGCGCGGGCTGTCCGACTGGCACGGCGTCCCCCTGCACGTCAGTGCCGGCATGGGGGCGAGCCCGTACTCCGACTACCGCCTGTTCACCCCTCCCGAGGCGACGTTGCTCACTTTGCGCGCCCCGAGGTCCGGGCCGGGGGTCCTGAGCACTCCGAACCCCTGCTAA
- a CDS encoding transglycosylase domain-containing protein, producing MARTSSSSAPGRSLPLALAQSLYLMLGMLAVSALAGVLLTAFFLPAVSASSAVAKDGVALFESYPSELEVDPLNEASRIEAADGSLLATFYTENRIMVPLEEISPHMQHAVIAVEDRRFYEHGGVDPRGLVRAFASNAAGSDTQGASTLTQQYVKNALLMDAVQRNDQEEQIEATEQTYGRKAREAKLALSLEKQWSKDEILNAYLNVAQFGPSQYGVETGARHYFSKHAEELNPGEAALLAGITNGPNQYDPVSHPEAGQKRRNEVLRDMLGQDFISQAEYDNYTAQPVEDMLDIQNVRAGCTSAGANGFFCDYVTRSLLNDPEFAPTYEERRKLLYGGGLTIKTTLDPAKQKTANEVLQRRVPGDSESGFGHSIVTVEPGSGNILTMAQNREFNPHAEVEPGETAINYNVPRTLGGSSGFPVGSTFKPFVLQQWLKSGHSIYDKVSTGRETMKTFPAQCLPRGRWYEEPGYNPDNAVSVPISPMETVLNGTKFSINTAYANMARQIDLCKIAEGARDIGVVPATHNPFDPATWNNDISDVYGSELAPAVVVLGEVRISALDMANSYATWAAGGTYCKPQAIAEVVDRNGDAMETSGAECHQAVDKEVADAITWTLQQDLEDPKATGKGKVIPGHPAGGKTGTSGSQFHTWYVGFTRQMSTAVWFGHPNGNVRPGGFSVDGEALHSGKVWGNTVSLPTWQEYMAKAHEGLPSEPFPAKPKDETKSAANQAVQKGVVPDVSGMVLSEAKAALEAAGYSHEVKQEPSGSVGKWYVIGTEPRPGSKLPEDETVVIRQSNGQG from the coding sequence ATGGCCCGCACTTCGTCCAGCTCCGCTCCCGGACGCTCCCTTCCCCTCGCCCTGGCGCAGTCCCTGTACTTGATGCTGGGGATGCTCGCCGTCTCCGCCCTGGCCGGGGTCCTCCTGACGGCGTTCTTCCTGCCGGCGGTCTCCGCCTCCTCGGCCGTCGCCAAGGACGGGGTGGCGCTGTTCGAGTCCTACCCCTCGGAGCTCGAGGTCGACCCCCTGAACGAGGCGAGCCGCATCGAGGCGGCCGACGGGTCGCTGCTGGCGACGTTCTACACCGAGAACCGCATCATGGTGCCGCTCGAGGAGATCTCGCCGCACATGCAGCATGCCGTGATCGCCGTCGAGGACCGCCGCTTCTACGAGCACGGCGGCGTCGACCCCCGGGGGCTCGTGCGCGCCTTCGCGAGCAACGCGGCCGGCAGCGACACCCAGGGCGCCTCGACGCTGACCCAGCAGTACGTGAAGAACGCCCTGCTCATGGATGCGGTCCAGCGCAACGACCAGGAGGAGCAGATCGAGGCGACCGAGCAGACGTACGGCCGCAAGGCACGCGAGGCGAAGCTGGCCCTCTCGCTCGAGAAGCAGTGGAGCAAGGACGAGATCCTCAACGCCTACCTCAACGTCGCCCAGTTCGGTCCCTCGCAGTACGGCGTCGAGACCGGAGCCCGGCACTACTTCTCCAAGCACGCCGAGGAGCTCAACCCGGGTGAGGCCGCCCTGTTGGCCGGCATCACCAACGGTCCGAACCAGTACGACCCAGTCTCCCATCCGGAGGCGGGCCAGAAGCGCCGCAACGAGGTGCTGCGCGACATGTTGGGCCAGGACTTCATCAGCCAGGCGGAGTACGACAACTACACGGCGCAGCCGGTCGAGGACATGCTCGACATCCAGAACGTGCGAGCGGGCTGCACGTCCGCGGGCGCGAACGGGTTCTTCTGCGACTACGTCACACGGTCGCTGCTGAACGATCCGGAGTTCGCCCCGACCTACGAGGAGCGGCGCAAGCTCCTGTACGGCGGCGGTCTCACGATCAAGACCACGCTGGATCCGGCCAAGCAGAAGACCGCCAACGAGGTCCTCCAGCGCAGGGTGCCCGGAGACTCCGAGAGCGGCTTCGGCCATTCGATCGTGACCGTCGAGCCGGGCTCCGGCAACATCCTCACCATGGCGCAGAACCGAGAGTTCAACCCGCATGCGGAGGTCGAGCCCGGCGAGACGGCGATCAACTACAACGTCCCGCGGACCCTCGGCGGCAGCAGCGGCTTCCCCGTCGGCTCCACGTTCAAACCCTTCGTGCTCCAGCAGTGGCTCAAGAGCGGCCACAGCATCTACGACAAGGTCAGCACCGGTCGCGAGACGATGAAGACCTTCCCCGCCCAGTGCCTCCCGCGCGGGCGCTGGTACGAGGAGCCCGGGTACAACCCGGACAACGCGGTCTCCGTGCCGATCTCGCCGATGGAGACCGTCCTGAACGGGACGAAGTTCTCCATCAACACGGCCTACGCCAACATGGCCCGCCAGATCGACCTGTGCAAGATCGCCGAGGGCGCCCGCGATATCGGGGTGGTCCCTGCGACCCACAACCCCTTCGATCCGGCGACCTGGAACAACGACATCTCCGACGTCTACGGCTCCGAGCTGGCCCCCGCCGTGGTGGTCCTGGGCGAGGTGCGCATCTCCGCACTCGACATGGCGAACTCCTATGCGACCTGGGCCGCCGGCGGCACCTACTGCAAGCCGCAGGCCATCGCCGAGGTCGTCGACCGCAACGGCGACGCGATGGAGACCTCCGGTGCCGAGTGCCACCAGGCGGTCGACAAGGAGGTCGCCGACGCGATCACCTGGACGCTCCAGCAGGATCTCGAGGACCCCAAGGCCACCGGCAAGGGCAAGGTGATCCCGGGGCACCCTGCGGGTGGCAAGACCGGTACCTCCGGGTCGCAGTTCCATACCTGGTACGTCGGCTTCACCCGGCAGATGTCCACTGCCGTGTGGTTCGGCCACCCGAACGGCAATGTCCGTCCCGGCGGCTTCAGCGTCGACGGGGAGGCGCTTCACAGCGGCAAGGTATGGGGCAACACGGTCTCGCTGCCCACCTGGCAGGAGTACATGGCCAAGGCACACGAAGGGCTGCCCAGCGAGCCGTTCCCCGCCAAGCCCAAGGACGAGACCAAGAGCGCTGCGAACCAGGCCGTGCAGAAGGGCGTGGTGCCGGACGTCTCCGGGATGGTGCTCTCGGAGGCCAAGGCCGCGCTCGAGGCGGCCGGATACTCCCACGAGGTCAAGCAGGAGCCTTCGGGCTCGGTCGGCAAGTGGTACGTGATCGGCACCGAGCCCCGCCCGGGGTCCAAGCTGCCCGAGGACGAGACCGTGGTCATCCGCCAGTCCAACGGACAGGGCTGA
- a CDS encoding WhiB family transcriptional regulator, translating into MTIGGTPITADSSWATRGACVTMDPDGFFVQGAEQHAVKAACGACPVRTECLADALDNRVDFGVWGGMTERERRRLLRRHPDVTDWSTVLRRASQEAVGS; encoded by the coding sequence ATGACCATCGGGGGTACTCCCATCACCGCGGACTCGAGCTGGGCCACACGCGGTGCCTGCGTGACCATGGACCCGGACGGGTTCTTCGTCCAGGGGGCGGAGCAGCATGCCGTGAAGGCGGCCTGCGGGGCGTGTCCGGTGAGGACCGAATGCCTCGCCGACGCCTTGGACAACCGGGTCGATTTCGGGGTGTGGGGCGGGATGACCGAGCGGGAGCGTCGACGGCTGCTGCGACGGCACCCCGACGTCACGGACTGGTCCACGGTGCTGCGACGCGCCTCGCAGGAGGCGGTCGGCAGCTGA
- a CDS encoding DUF4177 domain-containing protein — protein MSTVTRWEYLTVPLLIHATKQILDNYGEEGWELVQVVPGPNPENLVAYLKRPSTEG, from the coding sequence ATGAGCACAGTCACCCGCTGGGAATACCTGACCGTCCCTCTGCTGATCCACGCGACCAAGCAGATCCTCGACAACTACGGCGAGGAGGGGTGGGAGCTGGTCCAGGTCGTGCCCGGACCGAATCCCGAGAACCTGGTCGCCTACCTCAAGCGCCCCAGCACCGAGGGCTGA
- a CDS encoding RidA family protein, giving the protein MVTTGQEPGSRVRARLAELDLSLPAVAAPVAAYVPAIASGPHVHTSGQLPFVDGALATTGKVGAEVGPERAAELAATCCLNALAAIEDLVGDLDRVVRVVKLTGFVASDPSFTAQPAVINGASTLLGEIFGDAGRHARSAVGVAVLPLDAPVELELVVELDGPAVPAPAPAG; this is encoded by the coding sequence ATGGTCACCACAGGGCAGGAGCCCGGGTCGCGGGTCCGCGCGCGACTGGCGGAGCTCGACCTGAGCCTGCCCGCCGTCGCCGCGCCGGTCGCCGCCTACGTGCCCGCCATCGCCTCCGGACCCCATGTCCACACCTCCGGGCAGCTGCCCTTCGTCGACGGCGCCCTGGCGACGACCGGGAAGGTCGGTGCCGAGGTCGGCCCCGAGCGAGCCGCCGAGCTCGCCGCGACCTGCTGCCTCAACGCCCTGGCAGCGATCGAGGACCTGGTCGGGGACCTCGACCGGGTGGTGCGCGTCGTCAAGCTCACCGGGTTCGTCGCCTCCGACCCCTCCTTCACCGCTCAGCCGGCCGTGATCAACGGGGCCAGCACGCTGCTCGGCGAGATCTTCGGGGACGCGGGGCGCCATGCGCGCAGCGCCGTCGGCGTCGCCGTGCTCCCGCTGGACGCACCCGTCGAACTGGAGCTGGTGGTGGAGCTGGACGGCCCGGCCGTCCCCGCGCCCGCCCCGGCCGGCTGA
- a CDS encoding MBL fold metallo-hydrolase, translated as MSDQAPQRDPEAPAVELIAVRADNPGPMTLHGTRSYVLRDGEQVWVVDPGPKDAEHLAELLVACGEGVRPMGVLVTHRHLDHTAGAATLARQLGARGGVEVPLWAADQRALPGSRPLPSTLEGDHGVVGHVIHLPGHTSDSVGVLVDGGRLLSGDTLLGGSSTVIVPDDGGSLADYLQSLAILRAMALDGRIGSIHPGHGRPYENPLEALAALEEAIEHRHERIEQVRRARTAGVLTLERLLRAVYGPDLSEDLEKAARWNLRATLEHLAQGH; from the coding sequence GTGTCCGACCAGGCTCCGCAGCGCGATCCCGAGGCGCCCGCGGTCGAGCTGATCGCGGTCCGGGCGGACAATCCGGGGCCGATGACGCTGCACGGCACCCGCAGCTACGTCCTGCGCGACGGCGAGCAGGTGTGGGTCGTCGACCCCGGCCCCAAGGACGCCGAGCATCTCGCCGAGCTGCTGGTGGCCTGCGGCGAGGGGGTGCGGCCGATGGGGGTGCTGGTGACCCATCGCCATCTCGACCACACCGCGGGGGCGGCGACCCTGGCGCGGCAGCTCGGCGCCCGTGGTGGGGTCGAGGTGCCGCTGTGGGCTGCGGACCAGCGCGCCCTGCCCGGGTCCCGACCGCTGCCCTCGACGCTGGAGGGCGATCACGGGGTGGTCGGACACGTCATCCATCTGCCCGGCCACACCTCCGACTCGGTCGGCGTGCTGGTGGACGGCGGACGGCTGCTCAGCGGCGACACGCTGCTGGGCGGTTCCTCGACGGTGATCGTGCCCGACGACGGCGGTTCCCTCGCCGACTACCTCCAGTCCCTCGCGATCCTGCGGGCGATGGCCCTGGACGGTCGGATCGGCTCGATCCATCCCGGGCACGGCAGGCCCTACGAGAATCCGCTCGAGGCCCTGGCGGCGCTCGAGGAGGCGATCGAGCATCGGCACGAGCGCATCGAGCAGGTGCGGCGCGCGCGGACGGCGGGCGTGCTCACCCTCGAGCGCCTGCTGCGGGCGGTCTACGGTCCGGACCTGTCCGAGGACCTGGAGAAGGCCGCGCGCTGGAACCTCCGCGCGACGCTCGAGCACCTCGCCCAAGGGCACTGA
- a CDS encoding Crp/Fnr family transcriptional regulator, whose amino-acid sequence MDENIVRSSPLFAALDEDGKQAVLASMKQEDYHRSAIIFREGDPGDRLFIIGSGKVKVGHASGDGRENLLAVLGPGETLGELSLFDPAPRNATATVVAESTLYSLTQQDLYRVLAQRPEVARHLLASLARRLRKTNESLADLVFADVPGRVAKNVLDLAQRFGRQTDDGVMVAHGLTQEELAQLVGASRETVNKALADFASRGWIRLEARAVLISDVERLRRRAR is encoded by the coding sequence GTGGACGAGAACATCGTACGGTCATCGCCGCTGTTCGCTGCGCTCGACGAGGACGGCAAGCAGGCCGTGCTGGCGTCGATGAAGCAGGAGGACTATCACCGCAGCGCCATCATCTTCCGCGAGGGCGATCCGGGCGATCGGCTCTTCATCATCGGATCGGGCAAGGTCAAGGTCGGTCACGCCTCGGGCGACGGCCGCGAGAACCTCCTGGCCGTGCTCGGCCCGGGCGAGACGCTGGGCGAGCTGTCACTGTTCGATCCGGCGCCGCGCAACGCGACGGCGACCGTGGTCGCCGAGTCGACCCTCTACTCGCTGACGCAGCAGGACCTGTACCGGGTGCTCGCGCAGCGTCCTGAGGTCGCCCGTCACCTGCTCGCCTCGCTCGCGCGTCGTCTGCGCAAGACCAACGAGTCGCTCGCCGACCTCGTCTTCGCCGACGTCCCCGGGCGCGTCGCCAAGAATGTCCTCGATCTCGCGCAGCGGTTCGGCCGCCAGACCGACGACGGCGTGATGGTCGCTCACGGCCTCACCCAGGAGGAGCTGGCCCAGCTGGTCGGCGCTTCCCGCGAGACCGTGAACAAGGCGCTCGCGGACTTCGCCTCGCGCGGCTGGATCCGGCTGGAAGCCCGCGCCGTCCTGATCTCGGACGTGGAGCGCCTGCGCCGCCGCGCCCGCTGA
- a CDS encoding endonuclease III domain-containing protein, giving the protein MPTSTSRAAAEEPRVGPADAAVVASRLAAVHVGARTELDHRDAFELLVATVLSAQTTDVRVNQVTPDLFAAWPDAAALAGADETTVTEVVRPLGMGPTRARRIIGLARGLVADHDGEVPDDQAALEALPGVGRKTAHVLRGAWFGHSLLAVDTHVGRLARRLGWTTSSDPRTVEEDVIARLAADGDGSPAEDLTLLGLRLILHGRRVCTARAPRCGDCVLADVCPSAGAV; this is encoded by the coding sequence ATGCCCACGTCGACCTCCCGAGCTGCCGCCGAGGAGCCTCGTGTCGGCCCGGCGGACGCCGCCGTCGTCGCCTCCCGGCTCGCCGCTGTCCACGTCGGGGCGCGCACCGAGCTCGACCATCGTGACGCCTTCGAACTGCTGGTCGCGACGGTGCTGTCGGCCCAGACCACCGATGTGCGCGTCAACCAGGTCACGCCCGATCTCTTCGCCGCCTGGCCCGATGCGGCCGCGCTCGCCGGAGCAGACGAGACCACGGTCACCGAGGTGGTGCGACCTCTCGGAATGGGCCCCACCCGGGCGCGTCGGATCATCGGACTCGCCCGCGGCCTGGTGGCCGACCATGACGGCGAGGTCCCCGACGACCAGGCGGCGCTCGAGGCCCTGCCCGGGGTGGGGCGCAAGACGGCGCACGTCCTGCGCGGGGCCTGGTTCGGGCACTCGCTGCTCGCCGTGGACACCCACGTCGGTCGTCTCGCGCGGCGCCTGGGCTGGACCACGAGCTCGGACCCCCGCACGGTCGAGGAGGACGTGATCGCCCGCCTCGCCGCCGACGGGGACGGCAGCCCCGCGGAGGATCTGACGCTCCTGGGCCTGCGGCTCATCCTGCACGGTCGCCGCGTGTGCACGGCGCGGGCGCCGCGCTGCGGGGACTGCGTGCTGGCCGACGTCTGCCCTAGCGCGGGTGCGGTATGA
- a CDS encoding NUDIX hydrolase: MTAAPPPAGSLPDFMNPLSERARRGEVLVRRGEDPRDPGGGPEAVRRSAVLLLITGTSLGEAEVVLEERGHALRSQPGQFSLPGGGADPGDRDDVHTALREAQEETGLDPRQVQVLGAFAPIPMPWRVQRVTPVLGWAPSPLPLGVQDPVEVERVVWARLTGPGSLTDPAHRRRGLLRGQGVGPVFELPEDAFVWGFTAMILEQMLVGLGLDPAPPGSPPREIPPERRR, encoded by the coding sequence ATGACCGCCGCACCGCCGCCGGCCGGGTCCCTTCCCGACTTCATGAACCCGCTCTCCGAGCGCGCCCGGCGCGGCGAGGTGCTGGTCCGGCGCGGCGAAGACCCGCGCGATCCCGGCGGCGGCCCGGAGGCGGTGCGGCGCAGCGCAGTGCTGCTGCTGATCACGGGGACCAGCTTGGGCGAGGCGGAGGTGGTGCTCGAGGAGCGCGGGCACGCTCTGCGCTCCCAGCCGGGGCAGTTCTCCCTGCCCGGAGGTGGTGCCGACCCCGGTGACCGCGACGACGTGCACACCGCCCTGCGCGAGGCGCAGGAGGAGACCGGCCTGGACCCCCGCCAGGTGCAGGTGCTGGGCGCCTTCGCGCCGATCCCGATGCCGTGGCGCGTCCAACGGGTGACCCCGGTGCTGGGCTGGGCGCCGAGCCCGCTCCCGCTCGGGGTGCAGGACCCGGTCGAGGTGGAGCGCGTGGTCTGGGCGCGGCTGACCGGGCCCGGTTCGCTGACCGATCCGGCCCACCGGCGCCGGGGCCTGCTGCGTGGCCAAGGGGTGGGGCCCGTGTTCGAGCTGCCCGAGGACGCCTTCGTGTGGGGGTTCACCGCCATGATCCTCGAGCAGATGCTGGTCGGGCTGGGGCTGGACCCGGCACCGCCGGGCTCCCCTCCGCGGGAGATCCCACCCGAACGGCGCCGTTGA
- a CDS encoding cold-shock protein: MPRGKVKFYDAEKGFGFILDDEDGQSVYVHASNLPEGANALRPGVRVDFDMVDGRRGPQVLSLRLMEPAPSVSRARRAKPGEMADMVEDLIRLLDDASNGLRQGRYPDREHSQKISTVLRAVADNFEA, encoded by the coding sequence GTGCCACGCGGCAAGGTGAAGTTCTACGACGCCGAGAAGGGCTTCGGCTTCATCCTCGATGACGAGGATGGTCAGAGCGTGTACGTGCACGCCTCCAACCTGCCCGAGGGTGCCAACGCCCTGCGTCCCGGTGTGCGGGTCGACTTCGACATGGTCGACGGTCGCCGGGGTCCCCAGGTGCTGTCCCTGCGCCTGATGGAGCCGGCGCCGTCGGTCAGCCGTGCGCGCCGTGCCAAGCCCGGGGAGATGGCGGATATGGTCGAGGACCTGATCCGTCTGCTGGACGACGCCTCCAACGGGCTCCGCCAGGGTCGCTATCCCGATCGCGAGCACTCGCAGAAGATCTCCACCGTGCTCCGCGCCGTTGCCGACAATTTCGAGGCCTGA